The genomic window CACACCGGTGCCGAAAGCGGTGAGGCGCTACCTGCGAGACGTGCAGGACCACCACACCCTCGTCGCCGAACGGGTGGCCGAGTTCGACGAGGTTCTCAGCTCACTCGTCGACGCGGCGTTGGCGCGGGTGACAATGCAGCAGAACATGGACATGCGAAAGATTTCGGCGTGGGTAGCGATCGCTGCAGTCCCGACGATGGTGGCGGGCATCTACGGTATGAACTTCGACAACATCCCCGAATTGCACTGGAAATACGGGTACTACCTCATGCTCGCGGTGGTCGCATCGTTCTGCGTCGGGCTGTTCGCGACTTTCAGGCGCAACAACTGGCTTTAGCGGACGAGCGCGGCTCTAGAGGTTCACGGCCGATCGGCCGGGGTCTCGCACGTCGATTCCAGCCTCGGTCCACGCCTCACGTAGCGCGTCCGCGCCGCGAAGACGAACCCATGCCGCTTCGGTACCGGTGATGGGCACGACTTCGTAGAACGTCACCGGATCGGCCGGTTCGGGCAGTTCGAGATCGGCGATATCGCTTGTCCCGAGCAGCACCGCGGTGAACGGGGCGCCTACCCACAGCGGCTCGCCGAGATCGAGCAGAGCGTCGCCGACGAACACAACTCCCTCGACGGCCGGGGAGGCTGCAAGAATCGCCAGCTTCTTGTGCACGCCGGACGCGGTTCCGGCGCCGCCGCGAAGCGTGAGCACGAGTTCCGCACGCGGTCCCCTGGACGGATCGGCAACCATGTCGCCTGGATCTGCCATGGGATGCCGCGAGCATCCCAGGCTCACGTATCGGACCAAGTCCTCGTCGCCCGCGGAGAATCTCAGCACGTCGAGCGCTTCGAGACCGAGGAACGTCACCGATGCCGAGGAGGGATTCTCGTCCCCGAGTTCAGCGACGAGATGCGCCCGCACTCGGGCAATTACATTGCCGATGCCACTCTCGCTCACGAAGTCCATCCAACACCACGGCGGCCCGGTAGCGTCGTCCGCGTGGTCTCTGTTCTTGCCGTCTCCGACGAAACGATCGAAAGCCTGTGGAATCCGCAGGTCCGATCCTTGGGCGTCGACCTGATTCTGGGGGCGGGCGATCTGCCGTTCGACTATCTGGAATACCTCACCGATGTTCTCAATGCCCCGTGCGTGTTCGTTCCCGGCAACCACGACGCGGACCTGACCGGGTACTCCGCCGGCCGTGCCGGATGGATGCGAGCGGGACTGCCGAGTACGTGGCCTGGACCTGTCGGCGCGATCAATGCCGACCGCCGCATCGTGACTGCTGCGGGACTTCGCATTGCGGGGCTCGGCGGATCGATCCGATACAACGGCGGGCCCAACCAGTGGACCCAACGCCAGCAGCGCCGTCGGGCGCGGTCATTGACCCGTACTCAGGCGTGGGCCGAACGAGCGCGCGGGGATCGACGCGGGATCGACGTTCTGTTGACCCACAGTCCGCCGTTCGGGGTGGGCGACGGCACCGATCCAGCGCACGTCGGCTTCGAGTGCCTGGACGACGTGGTCAGGTCCCTGCAGCCGCAGATTCTGCTGCACGGCCACATCCATCCCCACGGACGGACTCCCGACGATCTCGAGATGCACGGATCCGCCGTGGTCAATACCGTCGGATACACCCTTCTCGAGATCGAGCCCGGCCGAGGGCGACTGGATGCAGGGGCACCCACGATCCTGAGGCGACGCCATGGCACGTGACACCGGCTTCCCCGCGGCCGATGCGGAGAACGATTTCACCCGTCAGCGACGGCGCGCCGACATCGCGCGCCTCGTCGGTTGGCTGCGTCGCCAACCGGACGACGTCAACACGATCCTGCCGTTCGACGAGGTTGTCGCCGCGCTCGGCAAGGTCGGTGAACGACAACTGGGCATACAGGTGATCCGCGTCGACTCGATCGTCGGAAGCGTCGATCGCACACGAGATTTCGACAGGTTCTTCAGGCCGACGTCGGCCCGGAGCCGTGAGCGTTGGCAGCGCCTCGCCGCAGCTCAACGACGCGGTGAATCGATGCCGCCGATTCAGGCCTATCGCATCGGGTCCATGCATTTCGTACTCGACGGCCACCATCGGGTGTCGATTGCATTTGCCATGCACCGCACGACCATCGACGCTCTCGTCACCGAAATCGTCACTCGTATCTCCCCTGAAGGGATCACTCGACGCGGCGATCTGCTGATCAAGGATCACCGACGAATCTTTCTGTCCCGGGTCCCACTCGTCGGGAAGGCTCGTGAAGCCGTGACCGTCACGGATCCGTTCGACTACGCCGAGCTCAGCGAAAGTGTCGAGGCCTGGGGGTTTCGGCTGATGCAGGAGCTGTCGGAATTCGTCGACCGTGCGACGGTTGCCCGGCGTTGGTTCGGCGAGGAATTCCTCCCCGTCGTTCGCATGGTCCGCGCGGCCGACATCCTCGAAGGCCAGACCGACGCCGAGGCGTACCTGTGGATGATCCGCGAGCGCTATCGCCTTGTCCGCGAACATATCTGGAACGACGAAATCGTCTCGGAGCTGAGAGAGCGGGCGCGAACTACCGGGCCTCGCTGAACGTCACCTCATGCTGATCGACATCGACATCGGAAACGGCGAACCTCGACATCCGGCGCGCTTCTGCTGCGATCGAGGCCATGGCAGCTTTCGGTAGTCGCCGGTACGGCGTAACGGTGATCACCGACGACGTCTTCGTCGTGGTCATCTTCAGCTGCCCCACAACCTGGCCACCGACGAGCACGACCGGCGGGAACACGCCGTTGACAGTAGAGAGCTTGGCTTTGGCCTCCGCACTCAGGATCCTCGACCGATCCGAATGCGCGAGGATCACATTGTCGAACGCAGCCACGATTCTCACCGGAATACGTGTATCCGGATCAGGCCGCGGCGCGTCGGGGAGATCGAACAGTTCCGCGCCCGATTCCGCGGTGAACGTCACCAGCCGAGGACGTATACGCTCCATCACCTCGGACAACTTCGTCAGACCGGACCATGTCTGGGCGTCGGCGACCGAAGCCGGGCCGAACGCGGCGAGGTAGCGAAACAGCAGCCGCTCGAGAGACGGTGCTACGTCGAGGGCGACGCCTGCCCACTGCTCCAAAGGCACGAGTCGGACCTGGCCCGATTTTCCCCACACCGCTCGCGGCGGTGCCTGCACCACCGGGATCAGGTTTCTCACCGCATGCACGAGCGAAGGTTGCGCGATTTCGGGAAACAGCGGCGACAGGTGGGCTCCCAACTCTGTGGTCGTACACGGACCGTCCGCCATCTTGCTGTTCGCAGCACGGACGATGGCCGGCAAGTCAGCCCCGTCCAACGCATGCCTGTGCAACTGATTGGTCAACAGGTCACCGTCCATGATCGGCTGGACGAGCGGCCGGAGGAAGGCTGCGTCGCGGGCGCTGACCAGATGCACGGTCCCCCGCATCGCCACGATGCGCACCACTCGAGCAGTATCGATCAGCCCCGAGAGCTCCTCGGGTCGGAAGTTCGCGATGCGCGACCACAGCCCGAAGTACGGCGGGAACGGCGCCTGGGCCTGCATTCCGACGAGGTGCTCGATCATTTTTTCGGCAGGCATGTCGACGCGTTCGAGCAGATGCTGCCGCGCCAGCGTGGCGACGCCCACAGCGCGGGTGGAGATAGGTGGTGAGTGTCCTGCCCCGCGCATTCTCGCCTTCCCAGGCCGCGCCAAACCTGATAGTTACTTAGATGCGCACATCAAATTGTTGTAGTTGCTTTGTAAAAATGTAACGAGGTTTTCCCGAATGTCGACCCCTGCTCGCCTCGACGAGCTCAGGCCTGGCCGCCTGTTGCTTCCCGGCCTCTGCTTCGTGGTGATGACGCTGTCCGTCCTCCAGACGATGGTCATTCCCATCGTCGGAACCATCGGCACCCAGCTCGCCGTCAGCACGACGGCCGCCGGGTGGGTGTTGACCGCCAACCTTCTCGCGGCCGTCGTCGCCACTCCCGTCATCGGACGGTTGGCCGACCTCCATGGCAAACGCCCGGTGCTCCTCACGGTGCTGATCGTCGTGCTCGTGGGATCGGTGATCGCGGCGGTGACGCATTCGCTGGCTCTGCTGCTCGTCGGACGGGTCATGCAGGGAGTGTCCTACGCACTGTTCCCGATCGCGCTCGCCCTTCTTCGCGACGAGATGCCGCCGAGGAAACTCGTGGGGGCGATGGCAATCCTGTCCGGAACCCTCGGCGTGGGCGGAGGATTCGGACTCGTCCTCACCGGCCTGTTGACCGCTGACGGTGCCGACTACCACCGCGTGTTCTGGCTGACGGTTGCATTCGTGGCGATCGCAATCGTATTCGCGTGGTTCGGGGTGCCCTCCCGCCCACGGAACGGCTCGGGATCCGTCGACTGGTGGGGTGCCGCGCTGCTTGCCACCGCACTCGTTCTGTTGTTCCTGGCCCTGACGCAGGGGCGGTCGTGGGAATGGACATCGGCGGCGACGCTCGGATGCGCCATCGTCGGCGCGGTCGTGCTCGCACTGTGGTGGATCGTCGAGAACCGCATTTCGGCCCCACTCGTCGCACCGAGGATGCTCAACCACGGTCCCCTGTTGGCCACCAACATCGCGACCGTGTTCGTCGGAGTCGGTATGTTCGTGAACTTCCTGGCGTGCTCGTATTTCGTGCAGACGCCGCGGGAGGTAGCCGGCTACGGATTCGGTGCGGACGTTCTGTCCGCCAGCGTCGTGTACCTGCTGCCGGGGGCTGCGCTCGGTGTGGTCGCCGCAACCCTCAGCGGCGGTCTCATCCGGCGATACGGCCCGCGCCCGATCCTGATCGCGGGCGGCGTCATCGGCATCGCGGGCTTCAGCTTCTTCGCGTTCTTCCACGCCACCTCGTGGCAGGTGATCGCCGCGTCGGCAGTAATCAACGTGTTCGTGTCCTTCGCGTTCGCGGCGATCCCCAACCTGCTGATGGCCGAAGTGTCGGCCGCCGACACCGGGGTGGCCAACAGCGTCAACTCGATCGTCAGGACCGTCGGAACCTCCATCGCAAGCGCGCTACTGACGACCATGCTCGCCACGTACACGATCGCCGGAACCTCGGTGCCGCGGGAAGTGGTGTACACCGCTGCGTTCGTGGTCGGCGCTGTTGCGTGCACAATTGTGACGTTGTCCGCCTTCGCAATTCGGGTGCCCGGATCTCCGGACAGCACACTCACAGCAAGTTCGGTGCGCGAGGGCGCGTCAATCCAGGCGAAACGCTGAGAAACTGCAGGTAGAGCCGTGCTGGTAGAGGACTGCTGAGGTTCTGGGAGAGTGCGGTTTTCGCTTTCGCAGCTCTGAGTGCGTCCCTAGATTCGAGTCGTACGCCAGTTACTCGAAAGGGATTACCACAATGAATGCTCGCACGATCTTGACCCGCACCGCAGTCACCGGCGCCTTGGTCGCAGTTCCGCTCGTCGCCGTCGTCGGAACCGCCTCGGCCGACCCGATCCACGACAACCAGGACCGACAGAATCAGGGGCAGCAGCAGAACCAGCCGCAGCTCGAGATCCCGCAGTTCCAGCTGCCCAATCTGTTCCAGCCGCAACCGGCACCGCTGCCGGCCCCGACTGCGGTGCCCACCTTCGCGCCGAACTTCTTTCAGGGCTTCTCCACCGGTTCCGCGGCCTAGGCGCTACGCACCAGTGGCGCGGTAAGGGCCCCTGTGGGGCACCTAACCGCGCCACTGGCGGCAAGCCGCCCTACAGCGTCAGATTGTCACCCGACGCCGCATCGAACACCGAAATCTTGCCCGGGTCGAACCACAGCTCGACCTCGCCGCCCTCGGCCGCTTTCGACTCTGCGGCCAGACGAGCGACAACCTGCGCACCGGTATCGCCCAGGCCCGCATCGGCAGCAAGCTCCTGCAGTTCTGCCGACTGAACCTTGCTGCCCTTGGATTCGAAGTAGACGTACTTGTCGCTACCCATCGATTCCATCACGTCGACCTTGGCGGTGAAGGTTGCGCCGCTGAGCTTCTGGTACGAGTCGATCAGACCCGCGTCTTCGAAGTGCTCGGGGCGGATACCCACCACGACGTCCCTGCCGGGGTTCTTGTTCTGGATCGCCGAGCGGCGCTCGGCCGGGAGTTCGAATGTACCCAGCTCGGTAGCGACACCGTCGCGGGTCAGCGTTCCCGGTACGAAGTTCATCGACGGAGAACCGATGAAGCCTGCCACGAACAGGTTTCGCGGCTTGTCGTAGAGCTCCTGCGGCGAACCGATCTGCTGCACCAAACCGCCGCGCAGGACCACGACGCGATCACCGAGCGTCATCGCCTCGGTCTGATCGTGCGTGACGTACACCGTCGTGGTGCCGAGGCGCTTCTGCAACCGCGAGATCTCTGCCCGCGTCTGCACTCGCAGTTTGGCGTCCAGGTTGGACAGCGGCTCGTCCATCAGGAACGCCTTCGGCGTACGAACGATGGCTCGGCCCATGGCGACTCGCTGTCGCTGACCACCCGAGAGGTTCGCGGGTTTGCGGTCCAGGTGCTGGCTGAGGTCGAGAATCTTGGCAGCCTCTTCCACCTTCTCGTTGATCTCGTTCTTGCTGAGCTTCGCGAGGGTCAACGGGAACGCGATGTTCTGACGCACCGTCATGTGCGGATACAGCGCATAGGACTGGAACACCATGGCGATATCGCGGTCCTTGGGCGCGCGTTCGTTCACGCGTTCGCCCGCGATGCGCAGTTCGCCGGAGGAGATGTCCTCGAGCCCGGCGATCATGTTGAGCGTCGTGGACTTTCCGCAACCGGACGGACCGACCAGAATGATGAACTCACCGTCGGCGATGGTGATGTCGACGTCGCTTACCGCGGCGGCACCGTCGGGGTAGAGCTTAGTGACTTTGTCGAGAACGATTTCGGCCATGACGGTTATCCCTTCACTGCGCCGGACGTCAAGCCCGCCACGATACGTCGTTGGAAGAAGAGCACGAAGATGATGATCGGAATGGTGATGACCACAGCAGCTGCGGCGATCGACCCGGTGGGCTCCTCGAATTGCGAGCTACCGGTGAACTGCGAGATCGCGGCGGGCACCGTGATCGACCGTTCCGTAGCCGTCAACGAGATGGCGAGGAGGAGGTCGTTCCACGCGAAGATGAACACCAGGATCGCGGCGGTCACGATGCCTGGAGCGGCAAGCGGCGCAATGACCTTGCGGAACGCTTGGGCCGGCGTCGCACCATCCATCTTGGCTGCCTTCTCCAGCTCCCACGGAATCTCACGGAAGAACGCCGACAGCGTGTAGATCGCCAACGGCAGTGCGAAGGTGATGTACGGGATGATCAGGCCGGGCCACGTGTCGAACAAGCCCAGCTTGCGCTCGATGTCGAACAGTGGTGTCACGAGGGAGATCTGCGGGAACATCGCGATGAGCAGTGCCGCTCCGACGAGCAACTTCTTGCCGGGGAAGTCCAGCCGTGCGACGGCGTAGGCCGCCATCGTGCCGATGACGACGGCGATGACCGTGGTGATCAAGCCGATACCGATCGAGTTGATCAGTGCCGAGGTGAACTGGTTGGTCGAGAAGATGCCCTTGTAGTTCTCGAAGGTGAACGATTGCGGAATGAATCTGCCGTCGGCGATGGTGGCCGTCGATTTGAACGAGAGGCTGATGATCCAGGCCAGCGGAACCAGCGCGTACAGAAGTACGAGCGTGTTGATGACGGTCCAACCGACCTTCTTGCGAGGCGTCACGGTCGTCATTACTTACGGCCTCCGTCGTCCGAGCCCGGCGCCGAGGCACCGAACAGCTTGATGAACACGAACGCGATGATGGCGACGCAGAAGAAGATCAGAACGCTGATCGCCGAGCCGAGTCCGAGATTGAATGCGCCGAACAGATTGTCGTAACCGAGGATCGACACCGAGCCGGTACCGTTGCTGCCCTTGGTCAACACGTAGATGTTGTCGAAGATGCGGAATGCGTCGAGGGTACGGAAG from Rhodococcus sp. P1Y includes these protein-coding regions:
- a CDS encoding chromosome partitioning protein ParB: MARDTGFPAADAENDFTRQRRRADIARLVGWLRRQPDDVNTILPFDEVVAALGKVGERQLGIQVIRVDSIVGSVDRTRDFDRFFRPTSARSRERWQRLAAAQRRGESMPPIQAYRIGSMHFVLDGHHRVSIAFAMHRTTIDALVTEIVTRISPEGITRRGDLLIKDHRRIFLSRVPLVGKAREAVTVTDPFDYAELSESVEAWGFRLMQELSEFVDRATVARRWFGEEFLPVVRMVRAADILEGQTDAEAYLWMIRERYRLVREHIWNDEIVSELRERARTTGPR
- a CDS encoding metallophosphoesterase family protein → MVSVLAVSDETIESLWNPQVRSLGVDLILGAGDLPFDYLEYLTDVLNAPCVFVPGNHDADLTGYSAGRAGWMRAGLPSTWPGPVGAINADRRIVTAAGLRIAGLGGSIRYNGGPNQWTQRQQRRRARSLTRTQAWAERARGDRRGIDVLLTHSPPFGVGDGTDPAHVGFECLDDVVRSLQPQILLHGHIHPHGRTPDDLEMHGSAVVNTVGYTLLEIEPGRGRLDAGAPTILRRRHGT
- a CDS encoding suppressor of fused domain protein; this encodes MDFVSESGIGNVIARVRAHLVAELGDENPSSASVTFLGLEALDVLRFSAGDEDLVRYVSLGCSRHPMADPGDMVADPSRGPRAELVLTLRGGAGTASGVHKKLAILAASPAVEGVVFVGDALLDLGEPLWVGAPFTAVLLGTSDIADLELPEPADPVTFYEVVPITGTEAAWVRLRGADALREAWTEAGIDVRDPGRSAVNL
- a CDS encoding MFS transporter translates to MSTPARLDELRPGRLLLPGLCFVVMTLSVLQTMVIPIVGTIGTQLAVSTTAAGWVLTANLLAAVVATPVIGRLADLHGKRPVLLTVLIVVLVGSVIAAVTHSLALLLVGRVMQGVSYALFPIALALLRDEMPPRKLVGAMAILSGTLGVGGGFGLVLTGLLTADGADYHRVFWLTVAFVAIAIVFAWFGVPSRPRNGSGSVDWWGAALLATALVLLFLALTQGRSWEWTSAATLGCAIVGAVVLALWWIVENRISAPLVAPRMLNHGPLLATNIATVFVGVGMFVNFLACSYFVQTPREVAGYGFGADVLSASVVYLLPGAALGVVAATLSGGLIRRYGPRPILIAGGVIGIAGFSFFAFFHATSWQVIAASAVINVFVSFAFAAIPNLLMAEVSAADTGVANSVNSIVRTVGTSIASALLTTMLATYTIAGTSVPREVVYTAAFVVGAVACTIVTLSAFAIRVPGSPDSTLTASSVREGASIQAKR
- a CDS encoding carbohydrate ABC transporter permease, which codes for MTTVTPRKKVGWTVINTLVLLYALVPLAWIISLSFKSTATIADGRFIPQSFTFENYKGIFSTNQFTSALINSIGIGLITTVIAVVIGTMAAYAVARLDFPGKKLLVGAALLIAMFPQISLVTPLFDIERKLGLFDTWPGLIIPYITFALPLAIYTLSAFFREIPWELEKAAKMDGATPAQAFRKVIAPLAAPGIVTAAILVFIFAWNDLLLAISLTATERSITVPAAISQFTGSSQFEEPTGSIAAAAVVITIPIIIFVLFFQRRIVAGLTSGAVKG
- a CDS encoding ABC transporter ATP-binding protein, whose product is MAEIVLDKVTKLYPDGAAAVSDVDITIADGEFIILVGPSGCGKSTTLNMIAGLEDISSGELRIAGERVNERAPKDRDIAMVFQSYALYPHMTVRQNIAFPLTLAKLSKNEINEKVEEAAKILDLSQHLDRKPANLSGGQRQRVAMGRAIVRTPKAFLMDEPLSNLDAKLRVQTRAEISRLQKRLGTTTVYVTHDQTEAMTLGDRVVVLRGGLVQQIGSPQELYDKPRNLFVAGFIGSPSMNFVPGTLTRDGVATELGTFELPAERRSAIQNKNPGRDVVVGIRPEHFEDAGLIDSYQKLSGATFTAKVDVMESMGSDKYVYFESKGSKVQSAELQELAADAGLGDTGAQVVARLAAESKAAEGGEVELWFDPGKISVFDAASGDNLTL
- a CDS encoding winged helix DNA-binding domain-containing protein — its product is MRGAGHSPPISTRAVGVATLARQHLLERVDMPAEKMIEHLVGMQAQAPFPPYFGLWSRIANFRPEELSGLIDTARVVRIVAMRGTVHLVSARDAAFLRPLVQPIMDGDLLTNQLHRHALDGADLPAIVRAANSKMADGPCTTTELGAHLSPLFPEIAQPSLVHAVRNLIPVVQAPPRAVWGKSGQVRLVPLEQWAGVALDVAPSLERLLFRYLAAFGPASVADAQTWSGLTKLSEVMERIRPRLVTFTAESGAELFDLPDAPRPDPDTRIPVRIVAAFDNVILAHSDRSRILSAEAKAKLSTVNGVFPPVVLVGGQVVGQLKMTTTKTSSVITVTPYRRLPKAAMASIAAEARRMSRFAVSDVDVDQHEVTFSEAR